Below is a window of Myxococcales bacterium DNA.
TTGCGCCGGCGCACCTTGTCCGACCACCAGCCCGACAGGTACTTGAGCACCGAGGCCACCGTCTCCGCCAGGCCCTCCATGATGCCCAACACTTCCGGGCCCAAACCGAGCACGGAAGTGACGAACGCCGGCAGCAGCGGAAAAATCATTTCGCTGGCCGAATCGTTGAGCAGGCTGACCAGCCCCAGCGCTTTGACCTGGCGCGGCAGGCGTTGTTTTTCGGGCACGGGCATCGAAAGCCTCCCTTTCGGTGATGATCGCGAGACGCAAATCATAAGCCGGTCACGAAGGTTTGAAAATCGAAGCGGCATCGTTTCATTGCGCTTATCAGGAACGATTCTTATATTTATCCAACGACCGTATCAGGCGGTCGCAAAAGACGAGGTGATTGTCATGCCCCGGCGGGTATGGTTGTTATGGATCGTGCTGCTGCTGCCGCTCTTGGCCGGCGCCTGCGGCAAAATGAAGGAAAGCAAACCGATGGATCCGAACTGGAAAAAACTGACTTCGCGGGAAGAGCGGGTGATCGTCGGCAAATGCACCGAAGCGCCGTTCAGCGGCGAGTTCTGGGATCACCACGCGGACGGCACCTACACCTGCAAGCGCTGCGGCACGCCGCTGTTTTCATCCGGGGCGAAATTCGATTCGGGCACCGGCTGGCCGAGCTTCGATCAGGCCTTGCCGGGCGCGATCAAGGAAATCCCCGACCCGGACGGCATTCGCACCGAGATCGTCTGCGCCAATTGCGGGGCGCATTTGGGCCACATCTTCCGCGGCGAAGGCTTCACCCCCGCCGACGCCCGGTTCTGCGTCAACTCGGTTTCGATCGATTTCGCCGCGAAAAATGCCGAACCCGCGGCGACGGCCGACGGGACGGCGACCGCCTATTTCGCCGGCGGCTGCTTTTGGGGTGTCGAATACCATTTCGAAGCCGTGCCGGGCGTGATTCGCGCCGAATCGGGTTACCTG
It encodes the following:
- a CDS encoding bifunctional methionine sulfoxide reductase B/A protein, producing MPRRVWLLWIVLLLPLLAGACGKMKESKPMDPNWKKLTSREERVIVGKCTEAPFSGEFWDHHADGTYTCKRCGTPLFSSGAKFDSGTGWPSFDQALPGAIKEIPDPDGIRTEIVCANCGAHLGHIFRGEGFTPADARFCVNSVSIDFAAKNAEPAATADGTATAYFAGGCFWGVEYHFEAVPGVIRAESGYLGGHVNAPTYRQVCAGDTGHAETVRVTYDPKRVSYETLARLFFEIHDPTQVDRQGPDRGKQYRSVVFVNNDEERRIVEKLIGLLTAKGYRVATKIKPAGTFWPAEDYHQDYYEKKGGEPYCHVREKRFDD